The genomic window ATTTGCTCTGCGAGAACAAcaagaaacaagaaacaaagaacagaaataaatcatttctggctaaaataaatatagaacTTGGGTCGCCAGTTAGCTCACCTGGTACAGCCTGAGCCCCctgtcatcctctctctctctctctctctctttctctctcgcacATTTCCTGTCCCTATTAAGCTGTCCTTTAAAGAATAAAGGCAAAAAGAccccaaaaataaaataaatttaacttcatcatcatcatcatacagtagcctatggATCTAAATCAAGTATCTAAAACAGTATCTAGCACCTCCGTGACACGGTAGTGCTTTGAGTTAATGCTAACAACAACATGCCAACATTCTtgcaatgacaatgctaacatggtaATGTTTAACagatataatgtttaccatgttcactgtCTTAGCATGGTgttttagcatgttaacatttgctaataagcacaaaacacaaagtacagcagagGCTGATAAGGATTTCATTAGTTTGGTCATGAACCAAAGTACtggaaacattttgacttgatgATGGCACCGGATGAAAAGTTAACAATCACCAAGGTTATTACAATTTAGGgagggacatgaatgtctgaagcAAATATCATGGCTATCCATCCAACAGTTAGACCAACAACCAACAGCCATACCTGGATTGACGCTGCACGTGTGGCTAAAAATAATTGGATCACTTTCTTATAAAGTAACCTTTATAAGAggattatattttatgtttaataaatgatttacCAATACTTAATGAATTAGCTCTAAGCCATTACTAAggatatattttgaaatgaaaagctTACACACCTTTCTGACAAGAGAATACCAGAGTATACGATTTCAGCACTCATTACATGACAACACATTAAAATGAAGACTGTAATGAATAAAGCCTTAAGGCCTTTGGCTCAGAGAAAACCAAGACGAATGTGCGTTTTATAATAATGCCCGTCTGTGATAGAGAGGACAGCTCATTCTATGTGAATTCAGTATCCATGACTGCTGTCTCGCCCTTAAAAGACTTTATTTAACTAACTGAGTCACAACTGAGTCATTCTGTTAAAGGTGCAACTTCCTTCAGTCTGGTTGAGGCTCCTTATCATGTTTCAGTTGTCTATGAGTTGTTAGCAGTCAGCTTGTTCAGTGTCTGATGCCATGTGATAACTTGTATGAcggaaaggagagaaaaaaacaagattgtGATTGTTTCTGTAATGTTGTTTCTGAGTGTGAAGTGCTGGAGTTACAATTTTGTCTGAGTTGTTAGCACCACATTTCCCCTTTAAATTTCTCATGGTGTAATTTAAATGATTGACaaagtggtaaaaaaaacaaaccaaagattagTGAAAAgtccaaaaagaaaaacacttttgtGAACAGAAGCTTTTTCTTATTTGTGCTCGTCATTATTCATATCATGACTCCTCAGATTTATCTCAGCACCTTTTGAAAGGGGCCCAGcccctaggttgggaaccactggactaaactaccaAACTATGAAGTAACTGAAACTAGCTccagctccagcagctccagcagctccagcagctccagTAAAATGTTGAAACTAATAatgtcatatataataacatatcAGTCAGAGGGGCAAGTACATTTCTTGATAAAACCTCTGGTACCTTTGCATTAgaaagattttgaatgcagaactttagtgcaaatgtaaatgtacatgtaGCCTAAATCAAATTTTTTAGTCACCTACAGTTATACAAACGCAtgcaaaattcattctctgcatttaacccgtCCTAATTAGGAGCACTGTACAGTGCAGGGTAAACGTGtatttgtaattatgtatttttacatattgGCACTTCTAATGAAGTACTTCTCCCACAACATGATATCATTGTTCCCCATAAAAGTGTGAGGACTTTATCTCTTTGCTGAAGTGAAACCCATCCcgcatgtttttttctgtttctctcgtGTAGCGGTTCTTTAGAAACGTGAGATCGCCGCAGACGCACATGAAATTTCCTGTTAcacaaaagaaaagacacacaTATCCACTTCATCGCCAAAAGCACATTGCCACCTGTACGTTAAACTGATATGTGATTGTTGAACCTCCAGTCCCACAACCCTTGCCGTTAAACGGCATTAATCTGCTCCCATAATAGCCTTCACTCTTCTGAGAAAGCTTTCCACAAGATTTAGACACCTGGCTTCGGGGATTTCCCCTCATTTagccacaagagcattagtgaAGTTGGACACTGATGTTCAAGGATAATCTTCCAATTCTTCAAGGTGTTCGATGGGGATGAGTTCAGGGCTCACTGCAGGCCAGTCACGATCTTCCACATCAAACTGGGAAATGTCTTTATGGATCTCAGTTTTGTGCACGGGAGCTATTGTTATGTTTGTTACTGTTGCCATAACGTTGGAGGCACTCTGTGGTCTAAAATGTCATCTATATAAGACTAGaccaaacaatgaaaacagcGCTAGATCAAAAGTACACAATGGTATGTGGACGGTATGTGTGCCCTCATACTTCTGGCCACAGAAGGTGAAAGAGTTTGTCACATCTCAGATAATACAATTGACCAATTCAagttggtgtgtatgtgtgtgtgtgtgtgtgcgcgtgtgcgaAAGATAGTTGGTTgtcctgattttgtttttttaaactgatcgtatttaaaacaaagcaggtcTTGTTCTGCATGCCTCATATCTGATCTCTTAAACATATGAACCAAACAAAGCCTGAGGTGCTGGAAAAGCCTGACTGTCACGACTGGTCCCACTGAAGCAGCTTGAACTAGACTGCTCTTCTCAATACATGTGTAGAGATGATaaacttgtgtgttttttattctaATTTGTCTGTCTTACCCCTGACTTATATATACGTCATACTTTGTAATGGCCGTTTAGAAATTAAGTGAAGCATAAGGAAAGTTAGTGTATTTGTTTATAATGAATAATACCACATAATGCAATCACAGCTGTACTTCTTCAAATGTTCATCCATCAAATTATTGTAAATCTCTGTTAGAAGAAGGTAATGACATTATCTTGTTGAACGAAACAGCATGTCGCTTTCCAAACAAAGTTACTGTATATGTTTTAGTTGAAAAAAATGATTCCCTTCAGATGCTTACATGACTAAATAAAGGAAACTATCTGTCCTGCAGTTCAAGTTAACTGCCAATTAAAACAATAGGAACTCACACAAGTTGTTGTGTAATGTCATTAAGTGGCTCAGTCTCAATaatttttgatttaatttacttattttgtttgcattgtgCAACCCCAGTTAGAATTTGTAGTGTAATGTCTATTTTTATTTGGAATTTCATAATCTTAAAATAACTTGATATATTATTGTGTCAACGGATTTATTTGAAATACGTagagacagacaagacaaaCCGAGTGCTGACCCGAGAGAGACAGGGATCATAAATAATCCAGTAAACTACACATCTCAAGTTTAGTGATGGATTTCaaggtttcatttaaataatattatattcattAAGCCGTCCAAATAAATccaattacaaaatacaaatttcaatatacaaagtaaaacagagtaatttttaaacattttaaacattaatttgCTCAAAATTTTAAGCTGAATTGATTTTGTGACGCCTTGAAGACAGGAACCGTTTTATTTTCTCCGCAACACGTCCGGACACAATTTGGTGACGGATGCGTCCACTTCCGTTACAGTTGTCAACAGAAAAGGAGCACGCGTGTTGTAATAGTGAAAATGGTGAGGCTGATGTGCCTTGTTTCTGTCAGCATAACATAAATGCTTTGCTATTTTAATGAACGGCTAGTTGGGTTTAACGCCGAAAATagttttgattgttttgttttctgcttgTATTTTTCAGCCGAAGGTTCAGAAAGGAAGAGCGGAGAAGGTTGTTCACCCGTTCAGCAGGAAAGCTGCTTACCTCGCCCGAGAAGAAATCagactgaaaaagaaagaaaggtgtgtagagaagaaataaaacaccACATAATAGATGCGGCACGTTAGTTACGTTTGCGCACAACTGACTTCTCGTGTGGTCAAAAATACTAAACACTGGTGGAATAAGTACTCAAATATTTACTCTTAAGTAAAATAGCAATACcgcagtgtaaaaataaaagtcctgcattcaaaaaagtaaaagtgtaTACGCATTAGCATCAAAATACTACCCGAAGTACcaaatatatattacatttcagatttatatttattgtatttctatattataataattgatGCATGTATAACACATACATCACTAGTGTTGCAGATGGGaaatcattttagtttttttttctattagtAATCTGAATCTGTAAATAACTAGTAATGTcatataaatgtaatggagtaaaaagtacaataggCTATTGGCTTCCAAAATGTAGCGGATTGaaagtaaaatggaaatactcaagtagaGTACAAGTACCCTGAAAATTGTACTtggtacagtacttgagtataTTTACCTAGTTAAGTTCCGCCACTGGTCAAAACtacttaaaggggcattatgttcAGGccctgttacttcaacgttacAGGTGTCATTCATGCATATGTGTGTCATGTTAGtcacagcgactgagaggtggagaagctccgtacctgagtattggtaaaaccacattAAATCTATATTgaacgaagcaaacagcggcagttGAGAGCTAATGTAGCGTCATCTGGCTGCTGGGggtagtgatgggaaaagtcccTTTTTTGACAGACTCAAGTCATCAAatcttgttcattaaaatgaactaatctttttttgtgtcatttcgttcattttaaatggctggttattgtggcggGGCGGCACGGTgatacagtggttagcactgtcgcctcacagccaGAAGGTCGAGGCTTCATAACCCGGTTGCCccgggcctttctgtgtggagtttgcatgttctccccgtgtatgcatgggttctctccaagtgctccggcttcctcccaccatccaaagctaggttaattggtgtctccgaaattgtcctgagtgtctgtctatgtgtggccctgacgagtgaacgtaagagtccaagactattcatgcatgcgtgaaaatgaagaCTACGagttcctcctgagtcatatacaagaagaggtcaaatgaacgaaacgttctttgaatgACACAACACTAGCTGGTGGCTGCATACACTATAGGATAGTAAACaatttgctttttaccattacattacatcatttcttgcaggctaaatcaacactgacataataccagtggtacacaggatagtaacatgggtcgcttagttggtgaagtaatatggAAAGCAATacagctttgttgttgttttgtatccttacgtggagcctgtgttttgctggtgttagtggactgcatctcgttagctgccgtgttgtctcTGTAGTCTGAGAGGCCTTGAGCGCGCACAAGGCTGAATCCGACCaggtgtcctcacattaaaagcagaatagtggctgatacaagcaagagagaaaacaggcatgtgcttcatttctgatTGAGTTtggagcccattgacaataagggaatgaaaatttgatttattaaaatcaaaaacttacatatagcccctttaataaaactgattttttttcttttaaactctGACTAGTATCTGCTACAAACCACAGTtcacaaacatatatatatttaacatataagatctttacagtatgtgtgtgtcattgaGCTATTAAGTACATGATTATCATTGGTATTTTCTAAAGGTATCATTTGAATTTAACTGCAGTGACTTTGTGTTGTGTGAGATTTGCTGAAGGTCATAACATATACAACCTataacaaatgctttttttaaatcaaagatAATAAAGAGTACAGGAATACTTATGCAAAGTGAATCCTTACATTTGAACCTCTCATGTTTCCACCTAAATTCTGTGAGTCTGCAGACCCAAACACTTGACTAGGTCCAAGTACTAAAAAGTGTTTAAACTTGACAAATCAAAAAACGCAGTGTCACTTAGTTTTGAGTAGCATTTGCCGTAATCTACCCCTTGTGTCAGTATTCTGCCATAAGCCTCCTGGTATTTTGCAAAACAAAGTTCCAAATAACTTGAATGAATCAGAAAAAGGAATAAACAACAATGACACATTTGAAGGCCTCGTTCACATTAAGTCAATAAGTTATATACAGTGCATGGATGTAGAccagagctgcaactaatgattattttcattatttactcAATCAATTGATTAGtagtttggtctataaaatgtcagaaattaaTCGTGAAAAACGTTGATCATTGTTTCACAAAGCCCAGGACAACATCCTCGTATGTCTTGTTtcgtccaaaacccaaagatatttgtGTAAGAAGCTGAAAACACATAATTccgactttaaaaaaaaaagacaaaaagttgGCCAtcaatttaatagttgacaactaacaAAATAATCATTGCTTCTCAAATGGAGACCTGTAGTAAGACATTGAATGAGAGAAAATGCAAACTTTACCcacttgttttacttttaatagtaACATACTTTTTAGTGAATCACACATACAGCAAGGCTTAAACATGTCTtctgaaaaaagagaaatgaacatACTTAAATATAATCGAACATTGCTTAATATACACTGTGGGAGGATCGGATTACTTTAATTTAATGGTTTCTCTGATGCTGCAGGCAGAAGACTGACAAAGCAACACGTCTGAGCAGCATTGGTAAGCTTGTTTATCATGTTAAACGTACTTGCTGGCTGTGAGGATGAAATCTCTCTCCATTAAACACCATCTCTTACCTTCATTCGCTTTTTTCTCGACTCACAGGTGAGAAGCTGTTGTGGTTTCAGGGACAGTTGGATCCAGAAAAGACCGCTTACACCAGGAAAGATGCTTGTGACGTCGTTGAAAGGTCAAAAATGGGGTCCATGTGTTTTTGGCCACTCGTCATTTTGCATCTGAAATGCATCTAAAACAACCTACTGTTGAAAACCTGATGTTGAGTgatcttctgtttgtttttgatgtgtATGTGCAGGTACCTCAAAAGGTTTGATTCTGAACTGGAGCAGATTGAGCTGATGAACGGCATCAAAGGTCGGCAGGGTCGTCTCCATGGTGCCAGAGAGGCTGTCATCAAACAGACGATCGAGCGAGAGCGAGCGCAATATGAAGGCACTGGATTTGGTGAGCCCTCATAGTATAAATGCATGCACAACACATGGTATGAAACTGCACACATTCAGTGTTGGAAAATACTCCATGATCCTGTGTTTTGTCCTCTTCAGAGA from Micropterus dolomieu isolate WLL.071019.BEF.003 ecotype Adirondacks unplaced genomic scaffold, ASM2129224v1 contig_8969, whole genome shotgun sequence includes these protein-coding regions:
- the tma16 gene encoding translation machinery-associated protein 16 gives rise to the protein MPKVQKGRAEKVVHPFSRKAAYLAREEIRLKKKERQKTDKATRLSSIGEKLLWFQGQLDPEKTAYTRKDACDVVERYLKRFDSELEQIELMNGIKGRQGRLHGAREAVIKQTIERERAQYEGTGFEIPDIINAKHLKTFKEWTGDLKKLPNIKLRKVSNKGSDTKHEEEEKHEAEDDNEKDEDDLDDELNEMVLMSDSN